One part of the Lathamus discolor isolate bLatDis1 chromosome 23, bLatDis1.hap1, whole genome shotgun sequence genome encodes these proteins:
- the LOC136003795 gene encoding uncharacterized protein LOC136003795 → MEPPFEPPPPHMDPPLPELPPPPPEMEPPFEPPPPPPPPHMDPPLPELPPPPPEMEPPFEPPPPPPHMDPPLPELPPPPEMEPPFEPPPPPQMDPPLPELPPPPPQMEPPFEPPPPLIDPPLPELPPPPPQMEPPFEPPPPQMDPPLPELPPPPPEMEPPFEPPPQMDPPLPELPPPPPQMEPPFEPPPPLIDPPLPELPPPPQMEPPFEPPPPPPQMDPPLPELPPPPPEMEPPFEPPPPPQMDPPLPELPPPPPEMEPPFEPPPPPPPPQMDPPLPELPPPPPEMEPPFEPPPPPPPPQMDPPLPELPPPPPEMEPPFEPPPPYMDPPLPELPPLPQMEPPLEPPPLPPPQMDPPLPELPPPPPQVEPPFEPPPPLIDPPLPELPPPPPYPEPPFEPPPPLIDPPLPELPPPPEMESPFEPPPPPPYMDPPLPELPPPPYPEPPFEPPPPPPLMDPPLPELGPHTPELPPFSPPGIDPLLVLMVAPPELTPPFPLFKPANLTP, encoded by the coding sequence atGGAGCCTCCTTTTgagcctcctcctccacataTGGATCCACCACTTCctgagcttcctcctcctcctccagagaTGGAGCCTCCTTttgagcctcctcctcctcctcctcctccacatatGGATCCACCACTTCctgagcttcctcctcctcctccagagaTGGAGCCTCCTTttgagcctcctcctcctcctccacatatGGATCCACCACTTCcagagcttcctcctcctccagagaTGGAGCCTCCTTttgagcctcctcctcctccacagatGGACCCACCACTTCcagagcttcctcctcctcctccacagatGGAGCCTCCTTTTGAGCCTCCACCTCCACTTATAGACCCACCACTTCcagagcttcctcctcctcctccacagatGGAGCCTCCTTTTGAGCCTCCTCCTCCACAGATGGACCCACCACTTCctgagcttcctcctcctcctccagagaTGGAGCCTCCTTTTGAGCCTCCTCCACAGATGGACCCACCACTTCcagagcttcctcctcctcctccacagatGGAGCCTCCTTTTGAGCCTCCACCTCCACTTATAGACCCACCACTTCCggagcttcctcctcctccacagatGGAGCCTCCTTttgagcctcctcctcctcctccacagatGGACCCACCACTTCctgagcttcctcctcctcctccagagaTGGAGCCTCCTTttgagcctcctcctcctccacagatGGACCCACCACTTCcagagcttcctcctcctcctccagagaTGGAGCCTCCTTttgagcctcctcctcctcctcctcctccacagatGGACCCACCACTTCcagagcttcctcctcctcctccagagaTGGAGCCTCCTTttgagcctcctcctcctcctcctcctccacagatGGACCCACCACTTCctgagcttcctcctcctcctccagagaTGGAGCCTCCTTTTGAGCCTCCTCCTCCATATATGGATCCACCACTTCCTgagcttcctcctcttccacagATGGAGCCTCCTTTGgagcctcctcctcttcctcctccacagaTGGACCCACCACTTCCTGagcttcctcctccacctccacaGGTGGAGCCTCCTTTTGAGCCTCCTCCTCCACTTATAGACCCACCACTTCctgagcttcctcctcctcctccataccctgagcctccttttgaGCCTCCACCTCCACTTATAGACCCACCACTTCcagagcttcctcctcctccagagaTGGAGTCTCCTTTTGagcctccacctcctcctccataTATGGATCCACCACTTCCCgaacttcctcctcctccatatCCTGAACCTCCTTttgagcctcctcctcctcctccacttATGGACCCCCCACTTCCAGAGCTCGGTCCCCATACTCCAGAActtccccctttttctcctccaggGATCGACCCCTTACTCGTGCTCATGGTGGCACCTCCAGAGCTCaccccccctttccctcttttCAAGCCCGCAAATTTGACTCCATAG